The Streptococcus sanguinis genome contains the following window.
TAGCAATGCCAAAAGAAACGTGGATATTAGCAAATTTCATATCCTTGGTTGGCTGAGCATTGACTGTTGAAATATTTTTGGTGGTATTGGACAGAACCTGCAACACATCGTTGAGGAGGCCAGAGCGGTTGAGACCGTAAATATCAATGTGAGCCGTGTACTCTTTGGTAGTATTGTTATCTTCCCATTCCACATCAATCAGCCGCTGCTCGTAATTTTCCTGGGCCTTGAGATTCATGCAGTCCTGCCGATGAATGGCTACACCTCGTCCTTTGGTAATATAGCCGACAATATCATCACCCGGTACAGGATTACAGCACTTAGCAATCCGGATGAGGAGACCAGACGCCCCCTGAATAACCACACCGCCTTCGTGCTTGACCTTGAGGGTGTCTTTTTTGTTTTCGACCTTAACTTCGCCACCCTTGACCAATTCCTCCGCTTCTGCTCTAGCCTTGGCCCGTTCTTCCTCACGGCGCTCTTTTTCTGTCAGGCGGTTGAAAATGCTAATGGCACCAATCTCACCGAAGCCAATCGCCGCAAAAAGCGCTTCCTCAGTCTTATAGCTAGTCTTCTGCAGCACTTCTTCCATGTGCTTCTTGTCCATGTACTTATTGGCTACATAGCCATGCTCCTGGAATTGATCCTGCAAGAGCTCCCGCCCTTTGGAGATAGACAGCTCCTTGTCTTGATTTTTAAAGAACTGACGGATTTTATTTCTGGCCTTGCTGGTCTTGACAATATTAAGCCAATCGCGGCTCGGTCCGAAGGAGTTAGCATTGGTGATGATTTCCACCTGATCCCCTGTCCTAAGCTTGGTTGTCAGAGGCACCATGCGGCCATTGACCTTGGCTCCCGTGGCTTTCTCACCGACCTTGGTATGAATCTCATAGGCAAAGTCAATGGGGCCCGAGTCCTTAGGCAGAGAGCGCACTGCCCCATCTGGTGTGAAAACGTAAATTTCCTCAGCCAGATAGCTCTCCTTGACCGAGTCAACGAAGTCCTTGGCATCATTGGATTGATCCTGAAGCTCCATCAGCTCCTTGATCCAGTTCATCCCGATGGCTGATTCTCTGCTGTCTACCTGTCCCTTGACGCCTTTCTTATAAGCCCAGTGGGCCGCAACCCCATACTCAGCGACCTCATGCATTTCCTTGGTCCGAATCTGAAACTCAATCGGACCTTTGGGTCCATAAACGGTCGTATGGATAGACTGGTAACCATTGGCCTTGCGGTTGGCGATGTAATCCTTGAACCGCCCCGGCATCGGCCGCCAAAGCTCATGAATGTAGCCCAGCATGGCATAAACATCACTTTGAGTATCCAAGATACAGCGAATAGCAATCAGATCATAAATCTCATCAAAACGCTTCTTCTTGTCCTGCATCTTGCGATAAATCGAGTAGATATGCTTGGGCCGGCCATAAATCTTACCGTGCAGATTGCGCTCGCCAGCATAGGTCTCAATCTTCTGAACTACCTCTTCTACCAGAGCTTCACGCTCCCGACGCTTCTCCTTCATCATGTGGGAAATTTTGTAAAACTCCACTTCATTGAGATAACGGAAAGATAAATCCTCCAGCTCCCACTTGACACTGGAAATCCCCAGGCGGTGAGCCAAGGGGGCGTAGATTTCCATTGTTTCTCGGGAAATCCGCTCCTGCTTATCCTTGCGCAGGTGCTTGAGCGTCCGCATATTGTGGAGACGGTCTGCCAGCTTAACCAAAATAACCCGGATATCCTCTGACATGGCCATCAGCATCTTACGGTGATTTTCTGCCAGCTGCTCCTCATGGGATTTGTACTTGACCTTACCCAGCTTGGTAACCCCATCCACAATCACGCGCACATCAGTCCCAAACTCTCTTTCCAAATCATCCAGCGTCGCACGAGTATCCTCGACCACATCATGCAGAAAGCCGCAGGCGACCGTTACTGCGTCCAGCTTGAGCGTGGCCAAAATCCCTGCCACCTGAATAGGATGCACGATATAAGGCTCACCTGACCTGCGAAACTGCCCACTGTGACAATCAATCGCATAGATCAAAGCTTTCTGTATAAAGGCCACATCCTCCGCAGCCAGATATTTTCTCGTAAGGGCCAATACCTGATCGCCCGTCAAATTCACTTCTTTTGGCATCTCGTCTCTCCAATTCCTGCCTACTATTTTATCACTTTTAGCCCAATATGAAAACCTAGAAGACGGTTCATATAAAAACCCGCCTTAAACGGGCGGGAGTTGTAAAATATTAAACTGTCCAGCGAAAGCTTTTCTGTAAAAAATGAAGAAGCTACTCTTCCTGATTTAGCGATTCCTTATATCTCTGAGAATCTTTACCATACCATTCTTCAACAGAGTATCCTGATAGTTGTCGGTAATCTTCTAAGTATTTTTGAAGATAGTAACCTTGGAAATTGTCAGTCCCTAAAGCTATTGAAAATAATAAGAATGGGATGCCCAAAAGTGGTATAAACAAATCAATCATAGAGTTAAGCAAACTATTTTGACGAATCATATATTCACTAGGGAAAAACATTCTTAAAAAGAATAGCAATATAATAATCAACCAAGCATATTTTTGTGAAAAGGAAACAAATTGATTAAGAATATTTACAAGAGGATTAGAATGCTGTCGCCGGACATATAATACCTCAAATGTCTTTTGTCTAAATTGGTGAACTCTCTTCACTATAAATAACACATAGAGTGCGACATATACAAGAGATAATAGAAAATCACTAGAGACAATGTCCGAACTTGCTAAGCAGAATACAATAAATTGTATAATAAAGAGCAAGATCATAAAAAACATACTCTGGTTAAAGTAATAATAAGATAAGATTTGCTGTTCTTTTATTTTTCTTACATTATTTAAATAATATGCAATAACAAAGAAACCAGGGATAAATATTATTATTTCAATAAAAGATATGTTTATAAAAAATAAAGTGACATTTTTCTCATCAAAGGTAAAAGCTAGTAGTACAATTAAAAACATTAAAATATAGACTGTAAAAAATCCCAAAATCTTTTTCCCATAACCTTTTTCATTAAAATCTTCTAGCGAAGTTTTGATATACTTGTCCGTTACTAGGTTCATGCTTTCTTCTAGTGAAGCATTAAAAATCGTTTGTTTCAAAATGATACCGCTCCTTTTAATAAAAATCATATCAAATTTACTTTCAAAAGGGAAGAGCATTCTCATGGGGCAAGGTTATTATTTAGCGTGGACTCATGCTCCTAGCAGTTAAGCGACTTGACTATCTGGCAATCACTCCCCTACCAAAGCTTGCAAACCTGCCGATTCACTCATACCAACTGAACTTAATTGCCCACTTCCGCCATCTTTTTGAATTCCCATTTTCCCAACCATGCTTATACTATCATTAATGACAACATGAAACATAATGCCTCCCATTGGATTATGACGAATGCTTCTATCATCTATTTTATAAGAACGGATTTTCCCTTTCTCCGTTAAAGCATTTGGATCAATTGCTTTTAATTCTTCCACAATCAATTTCTTTACTTCCTTACTGTGGACAATTCTTGTCATTTCATTCTGAAATTCTTGATTTTTGTGAGCTAGATAGAGACCTACTCCCAGCAATATCAATACATTTAGGCCAATAAGCCCCATAATTCTATTTCTTCTCTTTGACATATAAACACTCCTCAAGCTTTGTCAGTTTCATTATATAATATAAACTATTTTACTAAAAGCAAAAACCCGCCTTAAACGGGCGGGTTGTGGTGAAGAAAGTGATGAACTTCTTCCTTGATAAATTGATAATAAGCGTAGACAAGGTAGCAAGTAGATGCCACACCTAAAAGGGCGACAAACAACTCAAATAAGGCAGACATAGTCATGGCGAACCTCCTCTCCTTATCAGGCAAAGAATGCAAATACGCTTCCCAGCTTAGGCAGTCTGATTTTTTCCGTTTTATTTTCCTTTCCGGCTTACCTAAGTGAGCTCATCACTATTATACCAAAATACGAAAGCGGATACAACAGTGGTAAATCATAGAGCATTCTGTTTTAGTTTATATTCTCATATTTTCAACTTATAAAGCTTCCAGTCAATTCTATAAGTTTTTATTTATGTTCTTCTCTTGATGAAAGCGTTTCAATATAGTATAATATAAGTCTGAAATTCATTTTAACAAAGGAGATATTATGTCCAAATCATCCCTTCAAAAAACGGTTGTGATTTTGAGCGCAGCGGCTCTTGCGGCAGCTGTAAATGCTGTTCAGGCTGATGAGAATACTCCAGCTGTCACTGCTAATCCTGCTCCAGTAGAAAGTAGCGCAGCGGAAGCAAAACCAACGACTGCTGCAAGTCCTACCGAAGCTACTGCGACACCAGAGAGCACGGATCCTAGCTCTGCTATTTCCCCAGAAAATGCCAGTGGAAATACTGATGCTCTGATGGCTATGGCTCGCAATGTAGCGGTTACTGAGGATACTAAGCCAGTGGAGGGACAGACTGTCGATGTTCGTATCTTGGCAACGACCGACCTCCATACCAACTTGGTCAACTACGACTACTATCAGGACAAGCCAGTGGAGACCTTGGGACTGGCTAAAACAGCAGTTCTGATTGAAAAGGCCAAGAAAGAAAATCCAAACGTCCTCTTGGTAGATAATGGCGACACCATCCAAGGAACGCCGCTTGGAACTTACAAGGCCATTGTGGATCCTGTGGAGAAAGGCGAGCAGCACCCTATGTACGCTGCCCTGCAAGCTCTGGGCTTTGAAGCTGGTACGCTAGGCAACCATGAGTTCAACTACGGTCTGGACTATCTGAACCGCGTAATCGAGACAGCAGGCATGCCTCTTGTCAATGCCAATGTGCTGGATCCAGCGACTGGTAAATTCATTTATCAGCCTTACAAAATCATCGAAAAAACCTTTACGGATACTCAGGGCCGCTTGACGACTGTCAAGATTGGTGTGACTGGGATTGTACCGCCGCAAATCCTCAACTGGGATAAGGCAAACCTAGAAGGAAAAGTGGTCGTTCGCGATTCTGTCGAGGCTATTAGAGATATTATTCCTGAGATGCGCAAGGCTGGTGCAGACATCACTTTGGTGCTTTCTCACTCTGGTATCGGAGATGACAAGTATGAAAAAGGCGAGGAAAATGAAGGCTATCAAATCGCCAGTCTGCCAGGTGTGGATGCTGTTGTAACCGGCCACTCCCACGCAGAATTTCCAAGCGGAAACGGAACTGGCTTCTATGAAAAATACCCTGGCGTAGACGGTGTCAACGGTAAAATCAACGGCACTCCAGTAACTATGGCTGGAAAATACGGCGACCATCTGGGCGTCATTGACCTCAAGCTGACTTACACCGACGGTAAATGGAAGGTCACTGACAGCAAGGGCTCCATCCGCAAGGTGGATACCAAGTCTAATGTAGCAGATCAGCGCGTCATTGACATTGCCAAAGAATCTCACGAAGGTACTATCAACTACGTCCGCCAGCAAGTCGGGACCACCTCTGCACCCATTACCAGCTACTTCGCTCTGGTCAAGGACGATCCATCCGTTCAGATCGTCAACAATGCCCAGCTTTGGTATGCTAAGCAAGAGCTGGCTGGCACGCCTGAAGCCAACCTTCCTATTCTGTCTGCAGCAGCGCCTTTCAAGGCAGGAACTCGTGGGGATGCAACGGCTTACACAGACATTCCAGCTGGTCCTATTGCCATCAAGAACGTAGCAGATCTCTATCTCTACGATAATGTCACAGCAATCCTCAAGGTCAACGGTGCCCAGCTCAAAGAATGGTTGGAAATGTCAGCTGGCCAATTCAATACCATTGACCCAAACAATAGCCAACCGCAAAATCTGGTCAATACTAACTACCGGACTTATAACTTTGATGTTATCGACGGTGTTACCTATGAGTTTGACATTACCCAGCCGAACAAATACGACCGCGAAGGCAAACTGGCAAACCCAAATGCCAGCCGGGTCCGTAATCTGAAATACCAAGGCAAGGAGATTGACCCCAATCAGGAATTTATCGTCGTGACCAACAACTACCGGTCTAACGGTAACTTCCCTGGTGTTCGAGAAGCCAGCCTCAACCGTCTGCTCAATCTGGAAAACCGCCAAGCCATCATCAACTATATCTTGGCTGTCAAAAATATCAATCCAAGTGCAGATCAGAACTGGCATTTCGCTGATACCATCAAGGGACTGGACCTGCGCTTCCTGACAGCTGATAAGGCCAAGAACTTGATTGGTACTGACGGAGACATCATCTATCTAGCGGCATCTGCCCAAGAAGGATTCGGCGAATACAAGTTCGTCTACGTCGCACCGAAAACTGAACCGGTTCCTATTGAACAGCCAAGCTCTCCGACTATCGCAGTCGAAGCAGCCAATCTGCAGCATAGCAAAGTAGACTTCCCTGTCTTGACTGCTCTTGACCCTAGTACAAACAAGCAAGCGTCCCACAGACAAGCAGGAGCAGAAAGCCTCCCAGCAACTGGAGAAAAGACGTCCTCACTCGGACTCTTGGGACTTGTCATGACCGGACTTGCAGGAATCTTCGCCTTCAAAAAACGAGAAAGACAATAATGATTAAAAAATCAGCAGCCAAAACGGCTGCTGATTTTGCTTTTTAAAGACTGTCCTTGCTCAATTCCAACAAAACACTGACTGCCGTCAAGGCATAAAGGGGAGCTGTTTCAGCCCGCAGGATACGTGGACCCAGACCAGCGGAGACAGCCCCTGCTTGGCCAAAGGCTGCTATTTCCTCTGGCGATAGACCGCCCTCCGGTCCAAAGATAAAGAGTACTTTTGAGCCGGATTCCAAGCCTGACAGAGCCCGAACTAGAGCTGCAGTTTCTCCTTCTTTAGCCGATTCTTCATAGGCCACGATGATACGGTCAAAGTCTGCCAAGGCCGCCAGAAAGGCTGCCTTTTTATCAAAGAGCCGAACTTCTGGAATCAGATTGCGTTTGCTTTGCTCTGCTGCTCCCTGAGCAATTTTCTCCAGCTTTTCACTCTTTTTAGCCAGCTTTTTGCCATCCCACTTGGCAACTGACCAGTCAGCTGGGAAAGCCCAGATAGCACTGGATCCTAGCTCCGTTGCCTTTTGAGTGATAAATTCCAACTTATCCCCCTTGGGAAAACCCGAAGCAATGGTCACTTGAACCGGCAGCTCAGTATTGTCTGCTAGCTCCTCCAAGATTTCCAAGCTCTGCTGGCTGGGGTCCAATACCTGCGCCAGCCGTTTCACGCCATCATCAAAGACCAGCGTGACTTGTTCGCCATCTTTGAGCCGCATGACTGAAAACATGTGTTTGGCCGTGTCCTTATCCGTGACCACCAGAGGGGACTGAGGATTTCCTTTTATAAAATACTGCTGCATCTAACCACCTATCACTCCTGAAATGTCCTGCGTTTTCTTAAAGACACAGGCATTCCATTCGCCCTGAATCATATGCGTTTCCAGGAAAAATCCTGCTGCTTCTGCTGACTCGCGCACCATTTCCCACTTCTCAGAAATAATTCCACTCATAATCAGATAGCCCTCATCCTTGACCAGACGATAGGCATCCTCAGTCAGATGGATGAGAATATCGGCCAAGATATTGGCAACAATAACATCCGCCTCGATTTCTACGCCTCGGAGAAGATTGCCTGGCGCTACATGAATGTTCTCCATACCTGGATTGAGCTCAATATTTTCCTGCGCCACGCGAACAGCTACCTCGTCTAAATCATAGGCGTAGATGGCCTTGGCTCCCAAGAGAGAGCTGGCAATGGAGAGGACACCGCTGCCTGTACCTACATCCAGCACTGTTTCTCCGCCCCGCAAGACCTGCTCCAGCGCAAAAAGACTCATCTTGGTCGTTGGGTGAGTACCTGTCCCAAAGGCCATGCCAGGATCCAGCTTGATGATCTTCTCACCAGCTGTCGCCTCATACTCAGTCCATGACGGCACAATAGTCAAGTCATGGGTAATACGAGCTGGCTCAAAGTACTTCTTCCAATTGTCCGCCCAGTCTTCCTCAGCCAGTTCCTGCCGAGTCAGCTGAATATCTCCCGTCTCCAAGCCGAAGCCATCCAGCTCAGCCAGTCGCTTATTGGCCCGGGCTGCAATGGCCTCTATATCCACCGAATCCGGGTAGTAGCCAGTAATCCGGACCCGATTGCTCTGCTCAACTTCTGGAAAAAGCTCACCATACTGGTCAACCTGCCCCAGATAATCTGCGCTGTCATCAATAGCCACACCCTGACTGCCCAGCTCAATCAGAATATTCGAGGCTGCTTCCTCCGCCTCACGCTTCACTTCAATCGTTAATTCCTGCCAAGTATCCATCATTAAAATACCAAGCCCGTAAAACACAAAGCCAAAATAGGAAATTCTCTGACGACGTTTGCGTCTAAGAGAACTTTATCTTTTTGCCACAGTTTTTAGGGCGTGTTCAGTTTGGAAATTTAACTGAACAATCCTTTCTTTGTTTATTTCATTGTCTTTGTCATGTAAACCATATCCATGCCCTCTTTTTCGGGCTCAGTATGGGTCTGATGATAGCCGTTTTTCTCATAAAAAGCTACCATGCCTTTATCTTGAAAAACCGTGCACAAATCCCATTGCATAACGGTGGAGAATTTCTCCTCTATCAGACCAAGCCCCTCAGAACCATATCCTTTATTCTGGTACTCTGGCAAAATCGCTACTGTTCCAATCCAGCCTGCTGTCTGTTCGTCATTTGTATTCAAGCGAATAAAGCCAAGAATCTTCTCGTCGTCTTTGACAAAATAATAAAAACTATTGGGCCGCTCAACCAGCTTCCAGCGAATCCGCTCTCGCTCCTCCAGATAGGGGTCGTATTGATCCTGATATTTCTCATAAACGGCCTTAAAACTCGCTCGCTGAATGGCAATAATGGTCTCTAAATCCTCAGCTCCCGCCCGTTCAATATAAATCATGCTCGCACCTCCAAATAATCTCTCAACCTGTCCTGCAACTGTGGAACAACCTTTTCATCTGCTAAAAATTGGCTCACATCCATCAGCTGATAAGTCTGGCCCTCATCACCAAAAACGATGCTGGCAAATTCTTCCTGAGTGATGGTTCCCACCATAAAAATAGAGGTTTTGTCTGGATTAAGCATTCCTTGATATTCCTTAGCCCAGACAATAT
Protein-coding sequences here:
- a CDS encoding bifunctional (p)ppGpp synthetase/guanosine-3',5'-bis(diphosphate) 3'-pyrophosphohydrolase, with the translated sequence MPKEVNLTGDQVLALTRKYLAAEDVAFIQKALIYAIDCHSGQFRRSGEPYIVHPIQVAGILATLKLDAVTVACGFLHDVVEDTRATLDDLEREFGTDVRVIVDGVTKLGKVKYKSHEEQLAENHRKMLMAMSEDIRVILVKLADRLHNMRTLKHLRKDKQERISRETMEIYAPLAHRLGISSVKWELEDLSFRYLNEVEFYKISHMMKEKRREREALVEEVVQKIETYAGERNLHGKIYGRPKHIYSIYRKMQDKKKRFDEIYDLIAIRCILDTQSDVYAMLGYIHELWRPMPGRFKDYIANRKANGYQSIHTTVYGPKGPIEFQIRTKEMHEVAEYGVAAHWAYKKGVKGQVDSRESAIGMNWIKELMELQDQSNDAKDFVDSVKESYLAEEIYVFTPDGAVRSLPKDSGPIDFAYEIHTKVGEKATGAKVNGRMVPLTTKLRTGDQVEIITNANSFGPSRDWLNIVKTSKARNKIRQFFKNQDKELSISKGRELLQDQFQEHGYVANKYMDKKHMEEVLQKTSYKTEEALFAAIGFGEIGAISIFNRLTEKERREEERAKARAEAEELVKGGEVKVENKKDTLKVKHEGGVVIQGASGLLIRIAKCCNPVPGDDIVGYITKGRGVAIHRQDCMNLKAQENYEQRLIDVEWEDNNTTKEYTAHIDIYGLNRSGLLNDVLQVLSNTTKNISTVNAQPTKDMKFANIHVSFGIANLSMLTTVVDKIKSVPEAYSVKRTNG
- a CDS encoding DUF1310 family protein; the protein is MSKRRNRIMGLIGLNVLILLGVGLYLAHKNQEFQNEMTRIVHSKEVKKLIVEELKAIDPNALTEKGKIRSYKIDDRSIRHNPMGGIMFHVVINDSISMVGKMGIQKDGGSGQLSSVGMSESAGLQALVGE
- a CDS encoding bifunctional 2',3'-cyclic-nucleotide 2'-phosphodiesterase/3'-nucleotidase, translating into MSKSSLQKTVVILSAAALAAAVNAVQADENTPAVTANPAPVESSAAEAKPTTAASPTEATATPESTDPSSAISPENASGNTDALMAMARNVAVTEDTKPVEGQTVDVRILATTDLHTNLVNYDYYQDKPVETLGLAKTAVLIEKAKKENPNVLLVDNGDTIQGTPLGTYKAIVDPVEKGEQHPMYAALQALGFEAGTLGNHEFNYGLDYLNRVIETAGMPLVNANVLDPATGKFIYQPYKIIEKTFTDTQGRLTTVKIGVTGIVPPQILNWDKANLEGKVVVRDSVEAIRDIIPEMRKAGADITLVLSHSGIGDDKYEKGEENEGYQIASLPGVDAVVTGHSHAEFPSGNGTGFYEKYPGVDGVNGKINGTPVTMAGKYGDHLGVIDLKLTYTDGKWKVTDSKGSIRKVDTKSNVADQRVIDIAKESHEGTINYVRQQVGTTSAPITSYFALVKDDPSVQIVNNAQLWYAKQELAGTPEANLPILSAAAPFKAGTRGDATAYTDIPAGPIAIKNVADLYLYDNVTAILKVNGAQLKEWLEMSAGQFNTIDPNNSQPQNLVNTNYRTYNFDVIDGVTYEFDITQPNKYDREGKLANPNASRVRNLKYQGKEIDPNQEFIVVTNNYRSNGNFPGVREASLNRLLNLENRQAIINYILAVKNINPSADQNWHFADTIKGLDLRFLTADKAKNLIGTDGDIIYLAASAQEGFGEYKFVYVAPKTEPVPIEQPSSPTIAVEAANLQHSKVDFPVLTALDPSTNKQASHRQAGAESLPATGEKTSSLGLLGLVMTGLAGIFAFKKRERQ
- a CDS encoding 16S rRNA (uracil(1498)-N(3))-methyltransferase; amino-acid sequence: MQQYFIKGNPQSPLVVTDKDTAKHMFSVMRLKDGEQVTLVFDDGVKRLAQVLDPSQQSLEILEELADNTELPVQVTIASGFPKGDKLEFITQKATELGSSAIWAFPADWSVAKWDGKKLAKKSEKLEKIAQGAAEQSKRNLIPEVRLFDKKAAFLAALADFDRIIVAYEESAKEGETAALVRALSGLESGSKVLFIFGPEGGLSPEEIAAFGQAGAVSAGLGPRILRAETAPLYALTAVSVLLELSKDSL
- a CDS encoding 50S ribosomal protein L11 methyltransferase, with the protein product MMDTWQELTIEVKREAEEAASNILIELGSQGVAIDDSADYLGQVDQYGELFPEVEQSNRVRITGYYPDSVDIEAIAARANKRLAELDGFGLETGDIQLTRQELAEEDWADNWKKYFEPARITHDLTIVPSWTEYEATAGEKIIKLDPGMAFGTGTHPTTKMSLFALEQVLRGGETVLDVGTGSGVLSIASSLLGAKAIYAYDLDEVAVRVAQENIELNPGMENIHVAPGNLLRGVEIEADVIVANILADILIHLTEDAYRLVKDEGYLIMSGIISEKWEMVRESAEAAGFFLETHMIQGEWNACVFKKTQDISGVIGG
- a CDS encoding GNAT family N-acetyltransferase, encoding MIYIERAGAEDLETIIAIQRASFKAVYEKYQDQYDPYLEERERIRWKLVERPNSFYYFVKDDEKILGFIRLNTNDEQTAGWIGTVAILPEYQNKGYGSEGLGLIEEKFSTVMQWDLCTVFQDKGMVAFYEKNGYHQTHTEPEKEGMDMVYMTKTMK